CGACCGCATCACGCCGAGTGCTGAGACAGACGGTAGCGGCCGGGGGTCATCCCCACGAGCGGTGTGAACTGCTGGATGAACTGGCTGGTCGTCGCCCACCCGCAGGCCGCGGCCGTCTCGGTCACCGAGGTGCCGTCGGCGAGCAGGACGAGCGCACGATGCACGCGCAGCTGGAGACGCCACTGCCGGTATCCCATGCCGGTCTCCCGAGGGAACAGGCGGCTCAGGGTCCGCTCGGTGGTTCCGGTGCGCATGCCGAGCTCGCCGAGGTTCACGGGCGTGGCGAGGTCGTCCTCGACGATGCGGGCCGCCCGACGCAGACGCGGGTCGCGCGGTTCCGGCAGATGCAGCGGCTGCTCGGGGGCGGTGATCGCCTCGTCGACGATGACCCGGCGCAGGTGCTCCAGCGCGCCCGCGCTGCGGGGGCGGTCGGATGTCATCGCCAGGACTGCCTCTCGTGCGAGCGGCGTCGCGACGAGGACGGCGGGGGTGGTCGGCAGCCGCGCGGCGAGCTCCGCGGTCAGGTGGACGATGCGCATGTCGGTGCGTCCGTGCGCGCGATGACGGTGCTCCGCGCCGGCGGGCACCCACGCCATGCGCGTCGATGGCGCGATCCAGGCCCCGTCGTCGGTGAGCAGTGAGAGCACTCCCGAAGCCGCATGCACCAGGTGTCCGAGCGGATGGGCATGGCGCGGTGAGGTCTCGGCGTGCGCGAAGCGGTAGGCGCCCTCCATCGGCAGAGTGGCGAGGGCGTCGAAGTCGACCAGGCTCAGATCGACGAGCCGAGCGGATTGGCGTGTATTCGACATCGCGTTGCAGTTTACGTGTTTTCTGATGCGGTGCCCGGGTGCTGGACTCGAAGCATGACCACGATGCACGAGCCGCTCGACACCGCCCCGACCCCGCTGACCACGCCGTCGGCTCGTCACGGCGGCGTCCTGTTCGGGGTCTACGTGGGCGTCGGGCTGCTGTTGATCGCGCTGAATCTCCGGATGGGCGTCGCCTCGGTCGGCCCGGTGCTCCCGGCGATCGAGCGCGACCTCGGCATCCCCTCCGCGGCGGCAGGTCTGCTGACGACGATCCCCGTGTTCGCCTTCGGTGCCTTCGCCTTCCTCACCCCCACGCTGACCCGCCGGATCGGGCTGCATCGGCTGCTCGCGCTGACGATGGTCGTCGTGGCGGTCGGCATCGGCACCCGCCTCCTCGACTCTCCGGTGGCGCTCTTCGGCGGCACGGTGCTGGTCGGCGCGGGTATCGCGGTCGCGAACGTCTGCATGCCCGCGGTGATCAAGCAGGACTTCGCGCACCGTCTCGGTCTGATGATGGGGCTGTACTCCACGGCGCTGTTCGTGGGCGCTGCCGCGGCCGCCGCCTTCACGGTGCCGCTCATGACCGCGCTCGACGGGTCATGGCGTGGCGCGCTGGCGTTCTGGGCCGTTCCCGCGGTCCTCGCGCTGCTGGTCTGGCTGCCCCGGGCGGTGCGCGGGTCCGCGAGCGTGGCCGGAACGCCCGGCGACGCGATCGCGGAGCCGCGGGACGAGCCGCAGATGTCGGTGCTGCTGCGCGACCCGGTCGCGTGGGCGGTCACGGTGTTCATGGGGTTGCAGAGTCTGAGCTACTACGCCGCGCTGACATGGATCCCGACGATGCTGCAGGACGCCGGAGTACCGCTGGCCGATGCCGGTCTGTTGCTGTCGTACTCGAGTTTCCCCGGGGTCGCGGCAGCGCTCCTCGCGCCGATGATGCTGCGACGTATCCGGCCGACGTGGCTGCCCGTCCTGCTCTCGACGCTGCTGTGCGCAGCGGGGCTGATCGGCCTCCTCGTCGTGCCGGGAGGAGCCGCGCCCTGGGTGTGGATGACGCTGCTCGGGCTCGGTCAGGGCGCCGCCATCACGCTGTCGCTGACCTACATCGTGCTGCGGGCTCCCGACGCGGCGCACACGGCGCACCTGTCGACCATGGCCCAGGGGATCGGCTACCTGCTCGCCGGTTTCGGCCCGATCGGACTCGGCATCCTGCATGCCGCCGTCGGCGGATGGGCGCTGCCGGTCGCGGCGCTGGTCCTCCTGCTCGGTGTGCAGAGCGTCGCCGGGGCAGCGGCGAGCAGAGAGCGCCACGTGCGCGCCGGCGGCCGGTGAGTCGACCCCGGCGAACAGCGGCTCAGACGAACGCGCTCATCCCTGTGATGTCGCGCCCGAGCAGCAGCGCCTGCACGCTCTCGGTCCCCTCATAGGTGTGGATGGCCTCGATGTCGGCCATGTGCTGCATCACGCCGTTCTCGAGGAGGATGCCGTTGCCACCGAGCATGTCGCGGGCGGTCGAGGCGATCCGGCGGGCGGCTCGCGTGTTGTGGAACTTCGCCAGCGACGCCTGGGTCGGGCGCAGCTCGCCGGCCGTCTCGAGGTCGGCCATGCGCCGGCAGTACAGCTGCATGGCGGTGAGGTCCTCGAGCATGTGGGTGAGGCGCTCCTGGACCATCTGGAACTTGGCGAGTGGCTTTCCGAACTGCACCCGCTGGGTCGCATACGCCAGCGCCGCCTCGTAGCAGGCGGTCGCGTGTCCGAGCGCCGACCACGCGACGCCCGAGCGGGTCGCGTACAGCACGATGGAGGCATCCTTGAAGCTCTTCGTCCCCGGCAGCACGGCGTCGAGCGGGACCCGCACGTCGTCGAGCACGATGTGCGCCTGATGGATCGCGCGCAGCGAGGCCTTGCCGCGGATCACGTTGCCGGTGTAGCCGGGGGTGTCCTGTTCCACGAGGAAGCACCGCACGGCGCCGTGCTCCTCGGCGCCCTCGTCGTCGACGCGCGCCCAGACGAACGTGATGCCGCCGGAGGCGCCGTTCCCGATCCACTTCTTCGTCCCGCGGATGACCCATTCGTCGCCGTCGCGGCGGGCCACGGTCTCCAGCGAGACCGAGTCCGAGCCGTGGTCGGGCTCGGTGAGCGCGAACGACCCGAGCACCGAGCCGTCGGCGACACGAGTGAGCCATCTCTCCTGCTGGGCGGGGGAACCGAACAGCGCCAGCGTGCGCAGCGCGAGTCCGCCCTGCACCGCGAGGATCGTGCCCAGCGATCCGTCGCCGCGGGAGATCTCCATGTTCACCAGGCCCGCGGCCAGCGGGGACAGGCTCGTGAGCGCGGGGTGCTGGACGCCGTCGACGACGAGATCCATCTCGCCCATTCGCCGGGCAGCCTCGAGCGGATACTCCGCACGGTCCCAGGCATCCGCCATCTGCGGGGCGACCTCGTCGATGTAGGCCTTGGCACGGTCCCACGCCGCACTGTCGGCAGCGGGGATGTCGGAGAAGACCGCGTAGTAGTCGCTGTCCTGACGTCCGGTGATGTCGTACGACGAGACGCGCTCGCCGGGGAAGGGGGAGGCTGCAGTGCTCATGGGGCTCCTTCGTGGCACCAAGTATCGTACTCCTCGATACTCGGTTCCACGACCCTCGCGAGACTAGTCGAGCTGGGACTGCAGCCGGCGACCGACTTCGGCGATCGGCATGGAGCGGGGGAACACCGCCACGACCATGTCGTCCGGGGCGGCTACGGCATCGTCGCCGGCGACGCCGTAGCGACGACGCACATCGGCCAGTGCCGTCTGCAGTGTCGCCAGCGGCACCTTCTTGCGGCCGCGCAGCAGCTGGCGCAGCACGTGGTTGTGCACCGCCGTCACGAGGGCGGCGAAGCCGACCGCATCCAGCGGGTCGACACCGGGGAGCGCGCCGCGCAGATAGTCGTCGAACAGGCGCTCATAGCGGAAGACCGTGATGATCTCGCGTTCGCGCAGCACGGGCACCTGACGCACGATCTGGTAGCGGCGCCTGGCGAGTTCCGGATCGTGCGCGAAGTGGGCGAAGACCGACTCGGAGGCTGCGCACACCGCACCCCACGGATCGTCGTGTCCCTCGTCGAGGAACTCCCTGAGCTGTTCCAGGAGCACCTCGTGATCGGCGAAGACCACGTCCTCCTTGCCGCCGAACTGGCGGAAGAACGTCGAGCGGGAGACACCGGCGGCCTTGGCGATCTGCTCCACCGACGTCTGGTCGAACCCCTGAGCGCTGAAGAGTTCGAGCGCCGCGGCGACGACGCCGGTGCGCAGTTCTGCGGATTCGTGCATGGCGAAAGCCTAGACCTCGCCGGGCGGAGACGCCGAGGCGCCGACGTCATACTGAGGAGCGTGAGAGATGACGGGATCCCGGCCGGCTGGTTCGACACGCGGCGGCGCGGCACGCGGCGCTGGTGGGACGGCACACGATGGACCCCCCACATCACCGTGCACGGGCGGCGGACGACTCTGGCCGAGGACAGTGCGGCGGTGCGCAGACAGCTGCTCGTGAGCGAGCTCGTGCTCGCGGCGGTGCTGGTCGGGGCGATACTCATCGCCCTGTGGGGCTCCCTGCCGGTGCTCGTGGTGCGCCCCGTGATCGTCGCCACCGGCGCCGCTCTGGTGGTGCTGCCGTTCCTGATCACCCGGCAGCTGCGTCGGGCCGCGCTTCCGGCGCGACGAGCAGGGGTGCCCGCCCGGCGCTGAGAGCCGGGGCCGCAGGAGCGCCCAGGCCGAGGTAGTAGGCTGGGGGACTGGTCGATGTCTCGACATCGAGAGAATTACCAGACAGCAGCCCAGTGAAGGAACCACAGTGGATCTGTACGAGTACCAGGCACGAGACGTTTTCGAAAAGTACGGAGTGCCGGTCCTCGCCGGCATCGTCGCGGACACCCCTGAAGAGGTGAGGGCGGCTGCCGAGAAGATCGGCGGAGTGGTCGTCGTCAAGGCTCAGGTCAAGACCGGCGGCCGTGGAAAGGCGGGCGGCGTCAAGGTCGCCAAGACGCCCGACGAGGCGTATGAGGCAGCGAAGGCCATCCTCGGCCTCGACATCAAGGGTCATGTCGTCAAGCGCGTCATGGTCGCGCAGGGTGCGCGCATCGCCGAGGAGTTCTACTTCTCCGTGCTGCTCGACCGCGCCAACCGCTCCTACCTGAGCCTCTGCTCGGTCGAGGGCGGCATGGAGATCGAAGAGCTCGCCGTCGAGCGCCCTGAGGCGCTCGCGCGCGTCGAGGTCAACCCGCTCACCGGCATCGACAAGGCGAAGGCCACAGAAATCGCCCGCGCGGCGAACTTCCCGGAAGACCTCGTCGAGAAGGTCTCCGACGTCTTCGTGAAGCTCTTCGACGTCTACAAGGGCGAGGACGCGACGCTCGTCGAGGTCAACCCGCTGGTTCGCACCGAAGAGGGCGACATCATCGCGCTCGACGGCAAGGTCACGCTCGACGACAACGCCTCCGAGATCCGCCACCCCGAGCACGAGGCGCTCGAGGACAAGGACGCCGCAGACCCGCTCGAGGCCAAGGCCAAGGAGTCGGGCCTCAACTACGTGAAGCTCGACGGCGAGGTCGGCATCATCGGCAACGGCGCAGGACTGGTCATGTCCACGCTCGACGTGGTCGCCTACGCGGGCGAGAACCACAACGGTGTGAAGCCGGCCAACTTCCTCGACATCGGCGGCGGCGCTTCGGCTGAGGTCATGGCCGCCGGCCTCGACGTCATCCTCGGCGACCCGCAGGTCAAGAGCGTGTTCGTCAACGTCTTCGGCGGCATCACGGCGTGCGACGCCGTCGCCAACGGCATCAAGGGTGCCCTCGAGACGCTGGGCGCCACGGCCTCCAAGCCGCTCGTCGTGCGCCTCGACGGCAACCGCGTCGACGAGGGTCGTGCGATCCTCGCCGAGTACGCGCACCCGCTCGTGACCCTGGCCGCCACCATGGACGAGGGCGCCGACAAGGCCGCCGAGCTCGCCAACGCCTGAGACTGAAGGACGAGAAGAATGTCGATTTACCTCAACAAGGACTCCAAGGTCATCGTCCAGGGCATCACCGGCGGCGAGGGCACCAAGCACACCGCACTGATGCTCAAGGCCGGCACCCAGGTCGTCGGTGGCGTGAACGCCCGCAAGGCCGGCACCACGGTCTCGCACACCGACAAGGACGGCAACGCCGTCGAGCTGCCCGTCTTCGGCTCGGTCGCCGAGGCCATGAAGGAGACCGGCGCCGACGTGTCGATCGCCTTCGTGCCCGGCGCCTTCACGAAGGACGCGATGATCGAGGCCATCGATGCCGAGATCCCGCTGCTCGTCGTGATCACCGAGGGCGTTCCCGTCGGCGACTCGGCCGAGGCCTGGGCCTACGCCCAGAGCAAGGGCAACAAGACCCGCATCATCGGCCCGAACTGCCCCGGCATCATCACGCCGGGCGAGGCGCTCGTGGGCATCACGCCGGCGAACATCACGGGCAAGGGACCGATCGGCCTCGTGTCGAAGTCGGGCACCCTGACCTACCAGATGATGTTCGAGCTGCGCGACCTGGGCTTCTCCACCGCCATCGGCATCGGCGGCGACCCGGTCATCGGCACCACGCACATCGACGCGCTCGCCGCGTTCGAGGCCGACCCGGAGACCAAGGCGATCGTGATGATCGGCGAGATCGGCGGCGACGCCGAGGAGCGTGCGGCCGACTACATCAAGGCGAACGTCACCAAGCCGGTCGTCGGCTACGTCGCGGGCTTCACCGCTCCCGAGGGCAAGACCATGGGTCACGCCGGTGCGATCGTGTCCGGTTCCGCCGGTACCGCTCAGGCGAAGAAGGAGGCCCTCGAGGCCGCCGGCGTCAAGGTCGGCAAGACGCCGTCCGAGACGGCAGACCTGATGCGCGCGATCATCG
This DNA window, taken from Microbacterium maritypicum, encodes the following:
- a CDS encoding AraC family transcriptional regulator, giving the protein MSNTRQSARLVDLSLVDFDALATLPMEGAYRFAHAETSPRHAHPLGHLVHAASGVLSLLTDDGAWIAPSTRMAWVPAGAEHRHRAHGRTDMRIVHLTAELAARLPTTPAVLVATPLAREAVLAMTSDRPRSAGALEHLRRVIVDEAITAPEQPLHLPEPRDPRLRRAARIVEDDLATPVNLGELGMRTGTTERTLSRLFPRETGMGYRQWRLQLRVHRALVLLADGTSVTETAAACGWATTSQFIQQFTPLVGMTPGRYRLSQHSA
- a CDS encoding CynX/NimT family MFS transporter; this encodes MTTMHEPLDTAPTPLTTPSARHGGVLFGVYVGVGLLLIALNLRMGVASVGPVLPAIERDLGIPSAAAGLLTTIPVFAFGAFAFLTPTLTRRIGLHRLLALTMVVVAVGIGTRLLDSPVALFGGTVLVGAGIAVANVCMPAVIKQDFAHRLGLMMGLYSTALFVGAAAAAAFTVPLMTALDGSWRGALAFWAVPAVLALLVWLPRAVRGSASVAGTPGDAIAEPRDEPQMSVLLRDPVAWAVTVFMGLQSLSYYAALTWIPTMLQDAGVPLADAGLLLSYSSFPGVAAALLAPMMLRRIRPTWLPVLLSTLLCAAGLIGLLVVPGGAAPWVWMTLLGLGQGAAITLSLTYIVLRAPDAAHTAHLSTMAQGIGYLLAGFGPIGLGILHAAVGGWALPVAALVLLLGVQSVAGAAASRERHVRAGGR
- a CDS encoding acyl-CoA dehydrogenase family protein; amino-acid sequence: MSTAASPFPGERVSSYDITGRQDSDYYAVFSDIPAADSAAWDRAKAYIDEVAPQMADAWDRAEYPLEAARRMGEMDLVVDGVQHPALTSLSPLAAGLVNMEISRGDGSLGTILAVQGGLALRTLALFGSPAQQERWLTRVADGSVLGSFALTEPDHGSDSVSLETVARRDGDEWVIRGTKKWIGNGASGGITFVWARVDDEGAEEHGAVRCFLVEQDTPGYTGNVIRGKASLRAIHQAHIVLDDVRVPLDAVLPGTKSFKDASIVLYATRSGVAWSALGHATACYEAALAYATQRVQFGKPLAKFQMVQERLTHMLEDLTAMQLYCRRMADLETAGELRPTQASLAKFHNTRAARRIASTARDMLGGNGILLENGVMQHMADIEAIHTYEGTESVQALLLGRDITGMSAFV
- a CDS encoding TetR/AcrR family transcriptional regulator, producing MHESAELRTGVVAAALELFSAQGFDQTSVEQIAKAAGVSRSTFFRQFGGKEDVVFADHEVLLEQLREFLDEGHDDPWGAVCAASESVFAHFAHDPELARRRYQIVRQVPVLREREIITVFRYERLFDDYLRGALPGVDPLDAVGFAALVTAVHNHVLRQLLRGRKKVPLATLQTALADVRRRYGVAGDDAVAAPDDMVVAVFPRSMPIAEVGRRLQSQLD
- a CDS encoding DUF2510 domain-containing protein translates to MRDDGIPAGWFDTRRRGTRRWWDGTRWTPHITVHGRRTTLAEDSAAVRRQLLVSELVLAAVLVGAILIALWGSLPVLVVRPVIVATGAALVVLPFLITRQLRRAALPARRAGVPARR
- the sucC gene encoding ADP-forming succinate--CoA ligase subunit beta — translated: MDLYEYQARDVFEKYGVPVLAGIVADTPEEVRAAAEKIGGVVVVKAQVKTGGRGKAGGVKVAKTPDEAYEAAKAILGLDIKGHVVKRVMVAQGARIAEEFYFSVLLDRANRSYLSLCSVEGGMEIEELAVERPEALARVEVNPLTGIDKAKATEIARAANFPEDLVEKVSDVFVKLFDVYKGEDATLVEVNPLVRTEEGDIIALDGKVTLDDNASEIRHPEHEALEDKDAADPLEAKAKESGLNYVKLDGEVGIIGNGAGLVMSTLDVVAYAGENHNGVKPANFLDIGGGASAEVMAAGLDVILGDPQVKSVFVNVFGGITACDAVANGIKGALETLGATASKPLVVRLDGNRVDEGRAILAEYAHPLVTLAATMDEGADKAAELANA
- the sucD gene encoding succinate--CoA ligase subunit alpha yields the protein MSIYLNKDSKVIVQGITGGEGTKHTALMLKAGTQVVGGVNARKAGTTVSHTDKDGNAVELPVFGSVAEAMKETGADVSIAFVPGAFTKDAMIEAIDAEIPLLVVITEGVPVGDSAEAWAYAQSKGNKTRIIGPNCPGIITPGEALVGITPANITGKGPIGLVSKSGTLTYQMMFELRDLGFSTAIGIGGDPVIGTTHIDALAAFEADPETKAIVMIGEIGGDAEERAADYIKANVTKPVVGYVAGFTAPEGKTMGHAGAIVSGSAGTAQAKKEALEAAGVKVGKTPSETADLMRAIIEAL